The Cystobacter fuscus DSM 2262 genome has a segment encoding these proteins:
- a CDS encoding STAUR_1299 family protein: MDADTTVLLRLAFDRAPANLANQAIDRIREEVGGESSYATSYEILLPDGNVRPWLLDYLLPRLVDYLESRGAKLPHCGGVFLSVFSGDTLHFIHARDAVALLSEWSGLSFEELRKRYGPR; encoded by the coding sequence ATGGATGCCGACACCACTGTCCTGCTGCGCCTCGCCTTCGACCGCGCTCCGGCCAATCTGGCCAACCAGGCCATCGACCGCATCCGGGAGGAGGTGGGCGGCGAGTCCTCGTACGCCACCAGCTACGAGATCCTCCTGCCAGACGGGAATGTCCGCCCCTGGCTGCTCGACTACCTGCTGCCGCGGCTCGTGGACTACCTCGAGTCGCGGGGCGCGAAGCTCCCCCACTGCGGCGGCGTGTTCCTCTCCGTCTTCTCCGGAGACACGCTCCACTTCATCCATGCCCGGGACGCCGTGGCGCTCCTGTCCGAATGGAGCGGGCTGTCCTTCGAGGAGCTGCGCAAGCGTTACGGGCCGCGCTGA